The sequence CACCTACCAGGGGCAACCGCAACCGTTGATTGATGAATTGATCGTGCATTCCGGTAGCTATCAACCCGTGTGGATGAACGGTCAAGAGGTGTATAAATTTGCGGTGAAACGGGTGCCAGAGGTGATTGAAAAAGCCCTATTTCGGGCGGGGCTGGACAGTCAGCAGGTGGATCATTTTGTGCTTCATCAGGCGAATCAACGGATTTTGGATGCGGTGGCGGCAAAATTGAGCGTACCCCCCACCCGGATGCTCAGTAATTTGGCGCATTACGGCAACACCTCGGCGGCTTCCATTCCCATCATGTTGGACGAAGCGGTGCGGGATGGGCGGATTCAGCGGGGGCAGACCTTGGTGCTGGCGGGGTTTGGGGCGGGTTTGACCCTGGGTGCCGTCGTCTGCCAGTGGGGGTAAATTACCTTGGTTTTTTGCATCTGGGAAATCGCAGAATGCCCATCTTACCCAGAACCAAGGGCGGGGCTAACTGTGAATTGATAGAGGTGCCCTACAAAGACCGGGGAGCGATGGACTGGGAACCGTTGTTCTCAATTTAATTAAATTAAGATTGCTATGGAGTTGCGCCAACGATCACCCGTCAGCATGGATGTTTTAATCATTGGGGGAGGCATCATCGGGCTGAGCATTGCCGTTGAACTCGCCAAGACCCAAGGACGTGTGGGCATCATTGATGGGGGTTTCCCCGGTACCGCCGCCCAGGCCGCCGCTGGGATGTTGGCCCCCGGTGCGGAGCAGATTCCCCCCGGTGCCATGCGGGATTTGTGCGAAGCCAGTTTACAGTGCTACCCGGCTTGGATTCAGGATTTAGAGGAGCGCACGGGACAAAGCACCGGCTACTGGCCTTGCGGGATTGTGGTGCCGGTGACCAGTCAAGCGGCGGGTCACCACCGGGGTTTATGGCTCAACCGGGAGCAACTCGACCAACGCCAGCCCGGTTTGGGGGCAGATTTCATTGGGGGTTGGTGGTATCCCAACGATGGTCAGGTGGATAACCGCTTGCTCCACGCCGTTTTGTACCAAGCCGCCCAATCCCTGGGGGTGCAGTTCTTTTCCCATGAAACCGTGGTACGCATCGCCTCCCAAGGCACCCAAATCACCCAGGTCGTTACCCATGAGGCTTCCCATCAGGCCGGGCATTATGTGTTAACCACTGGCGCCTGGACCTGCAAACTTTTGTCCCTACCCGTACGCCCCCGCAAAGGGCAAATGCTGGCTCTCCAGGCCCCCCACGCCCCGGGCTTAAATCAGGTGGTTTTTGCCAGTGCCTACCTGGTACCCCGCCGGGATGGACGCTTGGTGGTGGGGGCGACCAGCGAAGATGTGGGCTTTCAAGATGGCATCACCGCTGGGGGATTGCACCAACTCCTAGCGACGGCAATGCAAACCTACCCACCGCTCCAAAATTGGCCGCTCTTAGAAACCTGGTGGGGCTACCGACCCGCCACCCCCGATGAATTTCCCATCCTCGGCCCTAGCCCCTGGGAGAATCTCACCCTCGCCACCGGGCACTACCGGAATGGAATTTTACTCGCTCCCATCACCGCTCAAGTGATTGGCAAGTACCTGAATGGTCATCCCTGGCCTGCGGAGCTGGCGTTTTGCCGATGGGATCGCTTTGGTCATGCGCTGAACCTTCTGTAATTTTTTAGGTCATTTTCTGGTAATTAACTATCATCTCTTTACAAATAGTTTATGTACAATTTATAGATAATTTATATACATCATTAGGACATCATCCAACTTTGACCCCGCCAAAGCCAGGGATGGAATTGTTAAAAATTATTACAATTTTTTGGGTCAAACCTGTGGATAAGTTGTGGATAAGTGGCAAAAATCTGTGGATAAGTCGGGCTAAAGCTGTGGATTATTTGGGGATAAGTCGGGGGGGGCTGTGGATAAAAAAAGGGGGCTGTGGATAACTTGGCATTTTATCCACAGGTTATCCACAGGTTATCCACAGGGGGGGGTGGTCTGAAACCCCGTCGCCGTCAATCATCCCCATAAGTTATCCACATATCCACAGGCTCTACTACTATCTACTAAAGAAAAATTTTTATTCTTGAAGACCGGAGTAGAGCGACGCTGGGGCAAGGGGGGTGGTAGGATGGCATCACTTTGGGGTACATTGCCGGTATGCACGTGACCTGTTCCCAAAAAGACCTGAGCAACCATTTGAGCATGGTCAGCCGTGCCGTCGCCAACCGACCCACCAATCCGATTTTGGCGAATGTGTTGTTTTCAGCGGATGCGACCTCGGCCCAGTTGACCTTGAGTGCCTTTGACCAAACCCTCTGCTTACAAAGTCGTTTGTCCGCAACGGTTTACGAACCGGGAATGATTACCTTGCCCGCCCGCACATTGGGGGATTTGGTTTCCCGTTTGCCGGAGGCGGTGGTGGAACTGAAAATCAGCGATACCCAGGCGACGGTGCGGGCCCGTTTGGAACGGGAGGGGAAAAAAGATACCCTGGCGGGACCCTACCAGATTGCCGGTTTGCCGGGGGAGGAATTTCCCGCCCTACCGGAGGTGACGGCAACGGCGGTGCCCCTGGACCGAGAAGCGTTTTTGCAGGGCTTGCGGGGGGTGTTGTTTGCCGCCAGTAGCGATGAAACCAAACAAATTTTAACGGGGGTACATCTGCAAACGAGGGGGGAAAGCCTGGAATTTGCCGCTACGGATGGGCATCGGTTGGCGATTGTGGAAACGGAGTTAGCCAGCGGGGGACAGCCGGTGCAAGCCACGATTCCAGCCAGGGCACTGCGGGAGGTGGAGCGGCTCTTGGCAAAATACGAGGGGGAGGTGGTGCGGTTTTGCTTGGAACCCCACCAGGCGGATTTTCAACTGCCCCAGGAGGAGGGGTTTCAGCAGCGGTTGGTCACCCGTTTGTTGGATGGGATGTACCCCAACTATCGCCAGTTGCTCCCCAGGGAGTTCGCCCGGCGGGTGGTGATGGAGCGGGAGGATGTGATCCATGCCCTGGAGCGGTTGGCAGTGTTGGCGGGCAGTCGCAATGTGGTGAAATTTTCCCTGGATTTGGACAATGTGATCCTGGCGACGGAGGGCGGCGAATTGGGGCAGGGACAGGAGCAAATCCCGGCGGAAATTGAGGGGGAAGCCCTGGATGTGGCGTTCAATGTCAAGTATGTCCTGGAGGGTTTGAAAGCCATGTCCACCAGCCAGGTGCAAATGCAGTTAAATTCCGCCACCGCCCCGGTGATTTTTTCGCCCCTGGGGGATGTGAAAATGACCTATCTGGTCATGCCGATTCAATTGCGGGGTTAGCTAGGGGTCACAGGTTCACCACATAGGCATCCTGAATCCCCTGAATTTGCACCACCTCGCTCACCACCCCGTCCGGCAGGGGGTCATCAATGCTCAAGACCATCACCGCATCCCCCCGCACCAGTTTGCGCCCCACCTGCATACTGGCAATGTTTACATTAAAACTGCCCAGTAGGGAGCCAATTTTGCCGATGATCCCCGGCATATCCTGGTGCAAGGTAATCAACATATAGCGGGTGGGAGCAACGCTGATGGGAAAACCGTCAATGCTGGTGATCCGCAGTTCCCCCGTCCCCAGTAAGGCACCGGCGACGCTGTGTTCCCCCTGGGTGCCCTGGGCAGTGACCACCAAAGAGCCGCTGTAGTCCCGCACGGATTCATCCCGGGTTTCCACCACCCGAATTCCCCGTTCTTTGGCTTCTAGGGCGGCATTGACGTAATTCACCCGCTCCTGCAACGCTGGTCCTAGCAAACCCTTGATGGCGGCAATCACCACCGGCTGGCTGGCATTGTTCGCCAATTCCCCTTGCAACCGCACGCCCAGGGTTTCCACCCGTCCCCCCGCCAACTGCCCCGCCAGATTGCCTAGGAGTTCCGCCAATTCCAGGTAGGGTTTTAGGCGGGTTAAGACCTCCGCACTCAAACCGGGGATATTCACCGCCGAGCGAGCCGGTAGTCCCAACAGCACATCCCGGATTTGCTCCGCCACATCGGTTGCCACGTTGCTCTGGGCTTCAATGGTCGAAGCTCCCAGATGGGGTGTAAGGACAACTTCTTTACCCAGTAATAACAGGGGGCTATTGGTAGGCGGTTCCTGTTCAAACACATCCAAGGCAGCCCCGGCAATCCGCCCCGCTTTGATGGCATCTACGAGAGCCACTTCGTCAATCAGTCCCCCCCGGGCGCAGTTGATGATCCGGGTGGTGGGCTTCATTTTTTTGAAACTTTCCCGGTTGATCAGATGGGTGGTGTCCGGGGTTTTGGGAATGTGCAGGGTGATGTAGTCCGCCTCCCGCAGGAGAACCTCCAACTCCATCAACGTACAGCCCAACTGTTCCGCCCGTTCCTGGGAGATAAACGGGTCATAGGCTAATAGACGCATTCCCATCGCCCGGGCA comes from Synechococcus sp. C9 and encodes:
- the thiO gene encoding glycine oxidase ThiO, which gives rise to MDVLIIGGGIIGLSIAVELAKTQGRVGIIDGGFPGTAAQAAAGMLAPGAEQIPPGAMRDLCEASLQCYPAWIQDLEERTGQSTGYWPCGIVVPVTSQAAGHHRGLWLNREQLDQRQPGLGADFIGGWWYPNDGQVDNRLLHAVLYQAAQSLGVQFFSHETVVRIASQGTQITQVVTHEASHQAGHYVLTTGAWTCKLLSLPVRPRKGQMLALQAPHAPGLNQVVFASAYLVPRRDGRLVVGATSEDVGFQDGITAGGLHQLLATAMQTYPPLQNWPLLETWWGYRPATPDEFPILGPSPWENLTLATGHYRNGILLAPITAQVIGKYLNGHPWPAELAFCRWDRFGHALNLL
- the dnaN gene encoding DNA polymerase III subunit beta; translated protein: MHVTCSQKDLSNHLSMVSRAVANRPTNPILANVLFSADATSAQLTLSAFDQTLCLQSRLSATVYEPGMITLPARTLGDLVSRLPEAVVELKISDTQATVRARLEREGKKDTLAGPYQIAGLPGEEFPALPEVTATAVPLDREAFLQGLRGVLFAASSDETKQILTGVHLQTRGESLEFAATDGHRLAIVETELASGGQPVQATIPARALREVERLLAKYEGEVVRFCLEPHQADFQLPQEEGFQQRLVTRLLDGMYPNYRQLLPREFARRVVMEREDVIHALERLAVLAGSRNVVKFSLDLDNVILATEGGELGQGQEQIPAEIEGEALDVAFNVKYVLEGLKAMSTSQVQMQLNSATAPVIFSPLGDVKMTYLVMPIQLRG
- the serA gene encoding phosphoglycerate dehydrogenase, giving the protein MPRVLVTEPIDPAGVAILSQVAQVDQRHNLSPEELKACIGAYDGLLVRSATKVTQDVITAGHNLKIIGRAGVGVDNIDVPAATRQGIVVVNSPEGNTIAAAEHTIALMLALSRYVPQANQMVKAGEWNRKEFLGVEVYKKTLGIVGLGKIGSHVATIARAMGMRLLAYDPFISQERAEQLGCTLMELEVLLREADYITLHIPKTPDTTHLINRESFKKMKPTTRIINCARGGLIDEVALVDAIKAGRIAGAALDVFEQEPPTNSPLLLLGKEVVLTPHLGASTIEAQSNVATDVAEQIRDVLLGLPARSAVNIPGLSAEVLTRLKPYLELAELLGNLAGQLAGGRVETLGVRLQGELANNASQPVVIAAIKGLLGPALQERVNYVNAALEAKERGIRVVETRDESVRDYSGSLVVTAQGTQGEHSVAGALLGTGELRITSIDGFPISVAPTRYMLITLHQDMPGIIGKIGSLLGSFNVNIASMQVGRKLVRGDAVMVLSIDDPLPDGVVSEVVQIQGIQDAYVVNL